A genome region from Panicum virgatum strain AP13 chromosome 4K, P.virgatum_v5, whole genome shotgun sequence includes the following:
- the LOC120704562 gene encoding RING-H2 finger protein ATL80-like, with the protein MRAPARLLLHAAATEQPPPPAPVVDSDMVVILASFLCALVCVLGLALVSRCAYCRLHSSSSGDNNNEQLPPKAKGLKKKVIDALPTVAFAAPPCSASASECAICLAEFAEGDALRVLPRCAHAFHAACVDAWLRTRATCPSCRATILESRREPAGACGRCGGQQQVAAAGAGDGHTTFLP; encoded by the coding sequence atgcGCGCCCCGGCGAGGCTCCTCCTCCACGCGGCTGCCACcgagcagccgccgccaccagcaccGGTGGTGGATTCGGACATGGTGGTCATCCTGGCGTCCTTCCTCTGCGCGCTCGTCTGCGTCCTCGGGCTCGCTCTTGTCTCCCGCTGCGCCTACTGCCGCctccactccagctccagcgggGATAATAATAACGAACAGCTGCCCCCCAAGGCCAAGGGGCTCAAGAAGAAGGTCATCGACGCGCTGCCCACCGTCgccttcgccgcgccgccgtgctccgcctcggcctccGAGTGCGCCATCTGCCTGGCCGAGTTCGCCGAGGGAGACGCCCTGCGCGTGCTCCCGCGCTGCGCCCACGCCTTCCACGCCGCCTGCGTCGACGCCTGGCTGCGGACGCGCGCAACCTGCCCATCCTGCCGCGCCACCATCCTCGAGTCCCGGCGGGAGCCGGCGGGCGCCTGCGGGAGGTGCGGCGGCCAGCAGCAGGTGGCAGCAGCAGGTGCTGGGGATGGACACACCACCTTCCTGCCTTGA